From the genome of Bordetella sp. H567, one region includes:
- the flgL gene encoding flagellar hook-associated protein FlgL: MIRLSTSTIYQSGLNGILKNESDVNYLQQQLSSGRSVVTPSDNPLAAGQAITAYQNLNMTEAYASNRVAANRSLGNESNALSSVVSTLTNVLTRVVQAGNGTLADADRNTLATVLGQSRDALFALANTTDGNGQYLFSGTAGDAAAYVQDPTTGAVSYNGNTGQRQVQVEQARQMNVADIGTDIFNRATPGAVGYVASAATWNAGTATFSTPAVAPGGGAGLNYQVDFQKDPATNQLTYTITTSDPSTGMGTTSTPVAYKAGDSIDAGNGVTMKVDGDPQVGDTFYVKTAQSADVDMFATLDSLVAALKSPSQNDAQGQAALLNLLSTAGKTLSINLDNVSTVQASVGARQNELDALDTTGAQRKLTDGKTLTDLTQIDYYDVISKMSMRQLSLQASMSAFSAVKGTSLFSMNK, encoded by the coding sequence ATGATCCGCCTGAGCACCTCCACGATCTACCAGAGTGGCCTGAACGGCATTCTGAAGAACGAGTCGGACGTCAACTACCTGCAGCAGCAGCTCAGTTCCGGCCGCAGCGTCGTGACGCCTTCGGACAATCCGCTGGCAGCGGGGCAGGCGATCACCGCCTACCAGAACCTGAACATGACGGAGGCGTACGCCAGCAACCGGGTCGCGGCCAACCGCTCCCTGGGCAACGAGAGCAATGCGCTGTCCTCCGTCGTCTCCACGCTGACCAATGTGCTGACGCGCGTGGTGCAGGCCGGCAACGGCACGCTGGCCGACGCCGACCGCAATACGCTGGCCACGGTGCTGGGACAATCGCGTGACGCCTTGTTCGCGCTGGCCAACACCACGGACGGCAATGGCCAGTACCTGTTCTCGGGCACGGCCGGCGACGCCGCGGCCTATGTGCAGGATCCGACCACCGGTGCCGTCAGCTACAACGGCAATACCGGCCAGCGCCAGGTACAAGTGGAGCAGGCGCGGCAGATGAACGTAGCGGACATCGGTACGGACATCTTCAACCGCGCCACGCCCGGCGCGGTGGGCTACGTGGCGTCCGCCGCCACCTGGAACGCGGGAACGGCCACGTTCTCCACGCCGGCCGTCGCGCCAGGCGGCGGGGCGGGCCTGAACTACCAGGTCGACTTCCAGAAGGATCCGGCCACCAACCAGCTGACCTACACGATTACGACGTCCGATCCGTCCACGGGCATGGGCACCACCAGTACGCCCGTGGCGTACAAGGCGGGCGATAGCATCGACGCCGGCAACGGCGTCACCATGAAGGTCGACGGCGATCCGCAGGTGGGCGATACCTTCTACGTCAAGACCGCGCAGTCGGCCGACGTCGACATGTTCGCGACCCTGGATTCCCTGGTCGCGGCGCTGAAGAGTCCTTCGCAGAACGACGCCCAAGGCCAGGCCGCGCTCCTGAACCTGCTGTCGACGGCGGGCAAGACGCTGTCGATCAACCTGGACAACGTGTCGACGGTGCAGGCGTCCGTGGGCGCCCGCCAGAACGAACTGGATGCCCTGGATACGACCGGCGCGCAGCGCAAGCTTACCGACGGCAAGACGCTGACCGACCTGACGCAGATTGATTACTACGATGTGATTTCCAAGATGAGCATGCGCCAGCTGTCGCTGCAGGCCTCGATGTCGGCGTTCAGTGCCGTCAAGGGCACCTCGCTGTTCAGCATGAATAAGTAA
- a CDS encoding methyl-accepting chemotaxis protein, giving the protein MFTNMKVRTSIIALLALYLGAMLISNSVSWLGLDSSNSNLEQVNNLYSDQVTNLYASYAQVLRARQVLNNAHEMMQNNRVDEGMSQVMRASTFKADADKRMALFGQSPKLPATADMAKAIMANYKTYGGLIDDQINALRSRQMDTYLASSKASSSSNQTLDKSVQVMLEYLDKATDDMVAAGHRDFSLARTVTVVMVAFALFLTIACWLVLSRMVLRPLREAGQHFDRIAAGDLSQHIEVRSTNEIGLLYSAVKRMQESLTRTVSAVRRGVDEINVGAREISAGNTDLSSRTEQQASSLEETAASMEELASTVKQNAENARQANQLAASASDVAERGGSAVAEVVNTMQDISGSSRKISEIVSVIDGIAFQTNILALNAAVEAARAGEQGKGFAVVAGEVRSLAQRSAQAAKEIKALIEDSVTKVGAGSQQVERAGATMQEIVASVKRVTDIMGEISAASEEQSSGIDQVNRAVSQMDEVTQQNAALVEEAAAAAGSLQEQAQRLAEAVAVFKVNQGQVIDVPARTIASTAAPRVAAVAPQPAAPAEAPRLNHAASAARTARTSATPARSSAAATGKRPPAANDNAAARPAPAAAKSRAVAAGGGAAALSDNDWESF; this is encoded by the coding sequence ATGTTTACCAATATGAAAGTCCGCACGTCCATCATCGCGTTGCTCGCGCTGTACCTGGGCGCGATGCTGATCTCGAACTCCGTCTCATGGTTGGGGCTGGACTCGAGCAACAGCAATCTGGAGCAGGTCAACAACCTTTACAGCGACCAGGTCACCAACCTGTATGCCTCGTATGCACAGGTGCTGCGCGCGCGCCAGGTCTTGAACAACGCCCATGAGATGATGCAGAACAACCGCGTGGACGAGGGCATGAGCCAGGTCATGCGGGCGAGCACTTTCAAGGCCGACGCCGACAAGCGCATGGCCCTGTTCGGCCAATCGCCGAAGCTGCCCGCGACGGCGGACATGGCCAAGGCGATCATGGCCAACTACAAGACCTACGGGGGCCTGATCGACGATCAGATCAATGCCCTGCGCTCCAGGCAGATGGATACCTATTTGGCCTCGTCCAAGGCATCTTCGTCGTCCAACCAGACGCTCGACAAGTCCGTGCAAGTCATGCTGGAGTACCTGGACAAGGCCACGGACGACATGGTGGCGGCCGGACATCGCGACTTTTCGCTGGCGCGCACCGTGACGGTCGTCATGGTGGCCTTCGCCCTGTTCCTGACCATCGCCTGCTGGCTGGTTCTTAGCCGCATGGTGCTGCGTCCCCTGCGCGAGGCCGGCCAGCACTTCGACCGCATCGCCGCCGGCGACCTGAGCCAGCACATCGAAGTGCGCAGCACCAATGAAATCGGCCTGTTGTACAGCGCGGTCAAGCGCATGCAGGAAAGCCTGACGCGCACGGTGTCGGCGGTGCGCCGCGGCGTGGACGAAATCAATGTGGGCGCGCGCGAGATCTCCGCGGGCAACACGGACCTGTCCAGCCGCACGGAGCAGCAGGCGTCGTCCCTGGAAGAGACGGCGGCGTCGATGGAAGAACTGGCCTCGACGGTGAAGCAGAACGCGGAGAACGCGCGCCAGGCCAACCAGCTGGCGGCCAGCGCCTCGGACGTGGCCGAGCGCGGCGGTTCGGCGGTGGCGGAAGTGGTCAACACGATGCAGGATATCTCGGGCAGCTCGCGCAAGATCTCGGAGATCGTCAGCGTGATCGACGGGATTGCGTTCCAGACCAACATCCTGGCGCTGAACGCGGCGGTGGAAGCGGCGCGCGCGGGCGAGCAGGGCAAGGGTTTTGCGGTGGTGGCGGGCGAAGTGCGCTCGCTGGCACAGCGCAGCGCGCAGGCGGCCAAGGAAATCAAGGCGCTGATCGAGGACTCGGTGACGAAGGTGGGCGCGGGTTCGCAGCAGGTCGAGCGGGCGGGGGCGACGATGCAGGAGATCGTGGCCTCGGTCAAGCGGGTGACCGACATCATGGGCGAGATCTCGGCGGCGTCCGAAGAGCAGTCCAGTGGCATCGACCAGGTGAACCGCGCGGTGTCGCAGATGGACGAGGTGACGCAGCAGAACGCGGCGCTGGTGGAAGAAGCCGCCGCGGCGGCCGGTTCGCTGCAGGAGCAGGCCCAGCGCCTGGCCGAAGCGGTGGCGGTATTCAAGGTCAATCAGGGCCAGGTCATCGACGTGCCGGCGCGCACCATCGCATCGACGGCCGCGCCTCGCGTCGCGGCCGTCGCGCCGCAGCCGGCAGCCCCGGCCGAAGCGCCGCGCCTGAATCATGCGGCGTCCGCCGCGCGCACCGCCAGGACTTCCGCGACCCCGGCGCGTTCCTCCGCGGCGGCAACGGGCAAGCGCCCCCCGGCCGCCAACGATAACGCCGCCGCGCGTCCCGCGCCGGCCGCCGCCAAGTCCCGGGCCGTCGCCGCCGGCGGCGGTGCCGCGGCCCTCAGCGACAACGATTGGGAATCCTTCTAG
- a CDS encoding methyl-accepting chemotaxis protein: MEAIADTSRKAKASKRKAARPPKVKRKFSVRDTRVGTLLMIVLGIFALLIVAVGGMAAYFLNQNYRAVLELGALTDRATQVQIINANMLRARVALLVSARDLQEAGAPNVSPEAAATAKKDAADSLKGANDLLAEVRNNFADFQKNMLEDDTGRQLSMNLVRRYRSYIDDGVDTMVEALRSQDYSTFYMVNTEYGTPRSAAFVDAIEEFSKYIKTEQTDTAAQAKQNLNLALIAVAVAVGLAVILMIVARIVFGRMVVRPLVEAGQHFDKIANGDLTQRVDIRSHNEIGMLYGALKRMQESLTRTVSTVRRGVDEINVGSREISAGNTDLSSRTEQQAASLEETAASMEELASTVKQNAENARQANQLAASASDVAERGGSAVAEVVNTMQGISGSSRKISEIVSVIDGIAFQTNILALNAAVEAARAGEQGKGFAVVAGEVRSLAQRSAQAAKEIKALIEDSVTKVGAGSQQVERAGATMQEIVASVKRVTDIMGEISAASEEQSSGIDQVNRAVSQMDEVTQQNAALVEEAAAAAGSLQEQAQRLAEAVSVFKINEGQVIDVPAQQLAGGGYAQPLVSH; this comes from the coding sequence ATGGAAGCCATCGCAGATACGAGCCGTAAGGCCAAGGCCAGCAAGCGCAAGGCGGCGCGTCCGCCCAAGGTCAAGCGCAAGTTCTCGGTGCGCGATACGCGCGTCGGCACCTTGCTGATGATCGTGCTGGGCATTTTCGCCCTGCTAATCGTGGCGGTGGGCGGCATGGCGGCCTACTTCCTGAACCAGAACTACCGCGCGGTGCTCGAGCTCGGTGCGCTGACCGATCGCGCCACGCAGGTGCAGATCATCAACGCCAACATGCTGCGGGCGCGTGTCGCGCTGCTGGTGTCGGCGCGCGACCTGCAGGAAGCGGGCGCCCCCAATGTGTCGCCCGAAGCGGCGGCAACGGCCAAGAAGGACGCCGCCGATTCGCTGAAGGGCGCCAACGATCTGCTGGCCGAAGTGCGCAACAACTTCGCGGACTTCCAGAAGAACATGCTGGAAGACGACACCGGGCGCCAGCTGTCCATGAACCTGGTGCGCCGCTATCGCTCCTATATCGACGACGGCGTCGACACCATGGTGGAGGCCTTGCGCAGCCAGGACTACAGCACGTTCTATATGGTGAACACGGAATATGGCACGCCCCGCAGCGCCGCCTTCGTCGATGCGATCGAGGAATTTTCGAAGTACATCAAGACCGAGCAGACCGATACGGCGGCCCAGGCCAAGCAGAACCTGAACCTGGCGCTGATCGCCGTCGCCGTCGCCGTGGGCCTGGCCGTCATCCTGATGATCGTGGCGCGCATCGTCTTCGGCCGCATGGTGGTGCGTCCCCTGGTCGAAGCCGGCCAGCACTTCGACAAGATCGCCAACGGCGATTTGACCCAGCGCGTGGACATCCGTTCGCATAACGAGATCGGCATGCTGTACGGCGCGCTCAAGCGCATGCAGGAAAGCCTGACGCGCACGGTGTCGACGGTGCGCCGCGGGGTGGACGAAATCAACGTGGGGTCACGCGAGATCTCCGCGGGCAATACCGACCTGTCCAGCCGCACGGAGCAGCAGGCGGCGTCGCTGGAAGAGACGGCGGCGTCGATGGAAGAACTGGCCTCGACCGTGAAGCAGAACGCGGAGAACGCGCGCCAGGCCAATCAGCTCGCGGCCAGCGCCTCGGACGTGGCCGAGCGCGGCGGTTCGGCGGTGGCGGAAGTGGTCAACACGATGCAAGGGATCTCGGGCAGCTCGCGCAAGATCTCGGAGATCGTCAGCGTGATCGACGGGATTGCGTTCCAGACCAACATCCTGGCGCTGAACGCGGCGGTGGAAGCGGCGCGCGCGGGCGAGCAGGGCAAGGGCTTTGCGGTGGTGGCGGGCGAAGTGCGCTCGCTGGCACAGCGCAGCGCGCAGGCGGCCAAGGAAATCAAGGCGCTGATCGAGGACTCGGTGACGAAGGTGGGCGCGGGTTCGCAGCAGGTGGAGCGGGCGGGGGCGACGATGCAGGAGATCGTGGCCTCGGTCAAGCGCGTCACCGACATCATGGGCGAGATCTCGGCGGCGTCCGAAGAGCAGTCCAGCGGCATCGATCAGGTGAACCGCGCGGTGTCGCAGATGGACGAGGTGACGCAGCAGAACGCGGCGCTGGTGGAAGAAGCCGCCGCGGCGGCCGGTTCGCTGCAGGAGCAGGCGCAGCGCCTGGCCGAGGCCGTATCGGTGTTCAAGATCAACGAAGGCCAGGTCATTGACGTGCCGGCGCAGCAGCTGGCGGGCGGCGGCTACGCACAGCCGCTGGTCAGCCACTGA
- a CDS encoding sulfatase-like hydrolase/transferase, protein MPGPAPTVSSSSYRPAPASSRAVSASVPSLAARLVPECLTLVYVAWVFLAMDGFFAVERFHAIGLNVQGHFGPAEYLRQAVFVLEYAVAILVLYSATRVRRWAGAILLAVLWSLTTVDLTAHAIYGRPAGIGNISALNASAAMLDAALREYGQTIAVATGKAAVLFVPLIARALFSRRTRRPLWLPMLLICALAGMYGIILVKRGPPALIGFPKGYSYGFGSLAIEANNLLERPRYVPAQAEITSDVPATQPSPSTDTASATDAAGFGNFRNVIVIVDESIEYRHFYKLFQGQDTRYADFGQAYSGANCSAASNYILRKGWWPRQDTGHVGITRTDSLFTLARRRGYTTTYIDNQGVLDDPTTRNYIDGKELADIDHVVENRGPLYQRDAVALRQIAERAATGHNFIFVNKDGAHFPYRDYIDPSLASGDKATDYLTAIRTNTVDFLLALQARLPEGTLVFYTSDHGQNLTTRATHCNTGDEATPEEYRVPFLALATEPGVQARLKHAADVQRGRLTHLEFSESVREALGYRVPGVKSLFAPHPIETPFCGLYGSPKVFFGVEPSFKALPTH, encoded by the coding sequence ATGCCCGGGCCCGCCCCTACCGTGTCCAGTTCTTCCTACCGTCCGGCGCCGGCATCCAGCCGCGCCGTTTCCGCTTCCGTGCCGTCCCTGGCCGCGCGGCTGGTTCCAGAGTGCTTGACCCTGGTCTACGTGGCCTGGGTTTTCCTTGCCATGGACGGCTTCTTCGCCGTCGAACGCTTCCACGCCATCGGCCTGAACGTCCAGGGCCATTTCGGCCCGGCGGAGTACCTGCGCCAGGCCGTCTTCGTGCTGGAATACGCCGTCGCGATCCTGGTCCTGTACAGCGCCACGCGGGTCAGGCGCTGGGCGGGCGCGATACTGCTGGCCGTCCTGTGGTCGTTGACCACGGTGGACCTGACCGCGCACGCGATATATGGGCGGCCCGCCGGCATAGGCAACATCAGTGCATTGAATGCATCGGCAGCGATGCTGGATGCGGCCTTGCGCGAGTATGGGCAAACGATCGCCGTGGCCACGGGCAAGGCCGCGGTGCTGTTCGTGCCGCTCATCGCCAGGGCGCTGTTCTCGCGCAGGACGCGCAGGCCGCTGTGGCTGCCCATGCTGCTGATATGCGCGCTGGCCGGCATGTACGGCATCATCCTGGTGAAACGGGGGCCGCCCGCGCTTATCGGCTTTCCAAAGGGCTACTCGTACGGCTTCGGTTCATTGGCCATCGAGGCAAATAACCTGCTGGAACGGCCCCGCTACGTGCCGGCCCAGGCGGAGATCACGTCCGACGTGCCCGCCACACAGCCGAGCCCGAGCACGGACACGGCGAGCGCCACGGACGCGGCGGGCTTCGGCAACTTCCGCAATGTGATCGTGATCGTCGACGAGTCGATCGAATACCGGCATTTTTACAAGCTCTTCCAGGGCCAGGATACGCGCTACGCCGATTTCGGCCAGGCTTATAGCGGCGCCAACTGTTCGGCGGCGTCCAACTACATACTCAGAAAGGGCTGGTGGCCCAGGCAGGACACCGGGCACGTCGGCATTACCCGCACCGACAGCCTGTTCACGCTGGCCAGGCGCCGCGGCTACACCACCACCTATATCGACAACCAGGGCGTGCTGGACGACCCGACCACGCGAAACTATATCGACGGCAAGGAACTCGCGGATATCGACCACGTGGTCGAGAACCGCGGCCCGCTATACCAGCGCGATGCGGTGGCCCTGCGGCAGATCGCCGAGCGCGCCGCAACAGGCCACAACTTCATTTTCGTCAATAAGGACGGCGCGCACTTTCCGTATCGCGACTATATTGATCCCTCGCTGGCCTCCGGCGATAAGGCGACCGACTACCTGACGGCGATACGCACGAATACCGTGGATTTCCTGCTGGCGCTGCAAGCCAGGCTGCCGGAGGGCACCCTCGTTTTCTATACGTCGGACCACGGCCAGAACCTGACGACGCGGGCGACCCACTGCAATACGGGCGACGAAGCCACGCCGGAAGAATACCGCGTGCCTTTCCTGGCGCTGGCCACGGAGCCCGGCGTCCAGGCGCGCTTGAAGCATGCGGCCGATGTGCAGCGCGGCCGGCTTACCCATCTGGAATTTTCCGAATCGGTGCGCGAAGCCCTGGGCTATCGGGTCCCGGGGGTGAAGTCGCTGTTCGCGCCGCACCCCATCGAGACGCCGTTCTGCGGACTGTATGGTTCTCCGAAAGTATTTTTCGGCGTCGAGCCGTCGTTCAAGGCCTTGCCTACTCACTGA
- the fliR gene encoding flagellar biosynthetic protein FliR: MITFTLDQWYGWIDTFLWPFARLLAMIGVAPLFGETSAPPMTKVGLAAVLAVAISPSLPPMPAVAPGSLAGLWVLAQQIFIGIGVGFCMRVCFAAVQTAGDFIGLQMGLSLATIFDPTTQANTEVLARLFNILAMLVFLSVNGHLMMLAMLVKTFTILPIGTQTLNPEGWVMVAQLGSKVFSSGLLLALPLIAALLIIHLAMGMLNRAAPQLSVFAVGFPITLIAGVVLLAVALPQSTGFLAALFQEGIEAMERMAGLLAGT; encoded by the coding sequence ATGATCACCTTCACGCTGGACCAGTGGTACGGCTGGATCGACACCTTTCTGTGGCCCTTCGCGCGCCTGCTGGCGATGATAGGCGTGGCGCCGCTGTTCGGCGAAACCAGCGCGCCGCCGATGACCAAGGTGGGCCTGGCCGCGGTGCTGGCCGTGGCGATATCGCCTTCCCTGCCCCCGATGCCGGCGGTGGCCCCCGGGTCGCTGGCCGGGCTGTGGGTGCTGGCGCAGCAGATCTTCATCGGGATCGGCGTGGGCTTCTGCATGCGGGTGTGCTTCGCGGCCGTGCAGACGGCCGGCGATTTCATCGGCCTGCAGATGGGCCTGTCGCTGGCGACGATTTTCGATCCCACGACCCAGGCCAATACGGAAGTGTTGGCGCGGCTGTTCAATATCCTGGCGATGCTGGTTTTCCTGAGCGTCAACGGGCACCTGATGATGCTGGCCATGCTGGTGAAGACCTTCACCATCCTGCCGATCGGCACGCAGACGCTGAACCCGGAAGGCTGGGTCATGGTGGCGCAGCTGGGCAGCAAGGTGTTCTCGTCGGGGCTGCTGCTGGCGCTGCCCTTGATCGCCGCCCTGCTGATCATCCACCTGGCGATGGGCATGCTGAACCGCGCCGCGCCGCAGCTATCGGTGTTCGCCGTTGGATTCCCCATTACCTTGATCGCCGGCGTGGTGTTGCTGGCCGTTGCGCTACCGCAAAGTACCGGGTTCCTGGCGGCGTTGTTCCAGGAAGGCATCGAGGCCATGGAGCGAATGGCCGGGCTACTGGCCGGCACTTAG
- the fliQ gene encoding flagellar biosynthesis protein FliQ — translation MDAETVMTLTYQAMRMILIVAGPLLLVTLLVGLLISVFQAATQINEMTLSFIPKLVAVAATLVLLGPWLIGMMTDYIRQIMDQIPNLVS, via the coding sequence ATGGATGCCGAAACCGTAATGACGCTGACGTACCAGGCCATGCGCATGATCCTGATCGTGGCCGGACCGCTGCTGCTGGTCACCCTGCTGGTCGGCCTGCTGATCAGCGTGTTCCAGGCGGCGACGCAGATCAACGAAATGACGTTGTCCTTCATTCCCAAGCTGGTGGCCGTCGCCGCCACGCTGGTGCTGCTGGGCCCCTGGCTGATCGGCATGATGACGGACTACATCCGCCAGATCATGGACCAGATCCCCAACCTGGTATCGTGA
- the fliP gene encoding flagellar type III secretion system pore protein FliP (The bacterial flagellar biogenesis protein FliP forms a type III secretion system (T3SS)-type pore required for flagellar assembly.), with amino-acid sequence MTRFPRARSGEAGAMRRALAALALLALACLPLVASAQATLPALTATPGPNGSETYSLSVQTLLMLTSLTFIPAALLMMTGFTRIIIVLSLMRNALGTQTTPPNLVLVGLALFLTAYTMSPVFDQIYKDAYQPLSNGAISFETAIERGAEPLRTFMMHQTRETDLTLFANLTNQPPLDNPAAVPMKVLVPAFITSELKTAFQIGFTIFIPFLIIDMVVASVLMGLGMMMVPPISVSLPFKLMLFVLADGWHMLLGSLARSFYQ; translated from the coding sequence ATGACACGTTTCCCCCGCGCGCGGTCCGGCGAAGCAGGCGCCATGCGCCGCGCCCTGGCCGCCCTGGCCCTGCTTGCCCTGGCTTGCCTTCCCCTGGTGGCGTCCGCGCAGGCCACCCTGCCGGCGCTGACCGCGACGCCGGGCCCGAACGGCAGCGAAACGTATTCGCTCAGCGTGCAGACCCTGCTGATGCTGACGTCGCTGACCTTCATCCCGGCGGCGCTGCTGATGATGACGGGATTCACGCGCATCATCATCGTGCTGAGCCTGATGCGCAACGCGCTGGGCACCCAGACCACGCCGCCTAATCTGGTGCTGGTGGGACTGGCGCTGTTCCTGACCGCCTACACGATGTCGCCGGTCTTCGACCAGATCTACAAGGACGCGTACCAGCCGCTATCCAACGGCGCGATTTCCTTCGAGACCGCGATCGAACGCGGTGCCGAGCCCTTGCGCACCTTCATGATGCACCAGACGCGCGAAACGGATCTGACGCTGTTCGCCAACCTGACCAACCAGCCGCCGCTGGACAACCCGGCAGCGGTACCGATGAAGGTGCTGGTGCCGGCTTTCATCACCAGCGAGCTGAAAACGGCTTTCCAGATCGGCTTCACCATCTTCATTCCCTTTCTGATCATCGATATGGTGGTGGCCAGCGTGCTGATGGGCCTGGGCATGATGATGGTGCCGCCGATTTCGGTGTCGCTGCCGTTCAAGCTGATGCTGTTCGTGCTGGCCGACGGCTGGCACATGCTGCTGGGTTCGCTGGCCCGCAGCTTCTACCAGTGA
- the fliO gene encoding flagellar biosynthetic protein FliO — MADAASFRVIVGLVVVIAAILACGWLARRAGLAGRAPGGTMRVVDSLTLGPRQRIVLVEVADTWVLVGVTAGQMNSLHTLPAGDTAAVPQAPGALAASLLSRRRAKGAGAASTQGDAAPSTLPEDASFASRLGQALRRG, encoded by the coding sequence ATGGCCGACGCCGCTTCCTTTCGCGTCATCGTGGGCCTGGTCGTCGTCATCGCGGCGATCCTGGCTTGCGGCTGGCTCGCGCGCCGCGCGGGCCTGGCCGGACGCGCGCCGGGCGGCACCATGCGCGTCGTCGACAGCCTCACCCTGGGGCCGCGCCAGCGCATCGTGCTGGTGGAAGTGGCCGATACCTGGGTGCTGGTCGGCGTGACGGCGGGCCAGATGAATTCCCTACACACACTGCCGGCCGGCGACACCGCCGCCGTGCCCCAGGCGCCTGGCGCGCTGGCGGCGTCGTTGCTGTCGCGCCGGCGCGCGAAGGGCGCGGGCGCGGCGTCGACGCAAGGCGACGCGGCGCCGTCCACGCTGCCGGAGGACGCCTCCTTCGCCAGCAGACTGGGCCAGGCGCTGCGCCGGGGCTGA
- the fliN gene encoding flagellar motor switch protein FliN: protein MTDQNAERPDQDKPAAGASDDWADALAEQSRAAPPTQADGLKPADDWADALAEQTAASTPAAAAPAAPAAKPAAASVFKPLSSSSEKSTADIDLIMDVPVQLTVELGRTRLTIKNLLQLGQGSVVELDGLAGEPMDIFVNGYLIAQGEVVVVDDKYGIRLTDIITPAERINRLNGRR from the coding sequence ATGACTGACCAGAACGCCGAGCGGCCCGATCAAGACAAACCCGCGGCCGGCGCCAGCGACGACTGGGCCGACGCCCTGGCTGAACAGTCGCGCGCCGCCCCGCCCACGCAGGCCGACGGTTTGAAGCCGGCCGACGACTGGGCCGATGCGCTGGCCGAACAGACCGCCGCGTCCACCCCCGCCGCCGCCGCGCCAGCCGCGCCCGCCGCCAAGCCCGCCGCCGCGTCCGTCTTCAAGCCGCTGTCCAGCTCCAGCGAGAAGTCCACCGCCGACATCGACCTGATCATGGACGTGCCGGTACAACTGACGGTGGAACTGGGGCGCACGCGCCTGACCATCAAGAACCTGCTGCAGCTGGGCCAGGGCTCGGTGGTCGAACTGGACGGCCTGGCCGGCGAACCCATGGATATTTTCGTCAACGGCTACCTGATCGCCCAGGGCGAAGTGGTGGTCGTCGACGACAAGTACGGCATCCGCCTGACCGACATCATCACGCCGGCCGAGCGCATCAACCGCCTGAACGGCCGACGCTGA
- the fliM gene encoding flagellar motor switch protein FliM: MAYEAFLSQDEVDALLAGVTGESDGKETSQENQDGVRAYDLSSPERVVRRRMQTLELINERFARHMRNVLLNFMRRNADITVGSIRILKYSDFERNLPVPSNLNMVQMKPLRGTALFSYDPNLVFLVIDSLFGGDGRYHTRVEGRDFTTTEQRIIRRLLNLTLESYGKSWEAVYPIEFEYVRSEMHTKFASITGSNEIVVVTPFHIEFGATGGDLNICLPYSMIEPVRDILTRPLQETTLEAVDQRWARQLSRQIRSADVELIAEFARIPSSIRELMKMKVGDVLPVDVPETVIANVDAVPVMECGYGVFNNQYALRVQKLLTPVDPENEAPDHD; this comes from the coding sequence ATGGCTTACGAGGCGTTCCTATCGCAGGACGAAGTAGACGCCCTGCTGGCGGGCGTCACCGGCGAAAGCGACGGCAAGGAAACCAGTCAGGAAAACCAGGATGGCGTACGCGCCTACGACCTGAGCTCCCCGGAGCGGGTCGTGCGGCGCCGGATGCAGACGCTGGAACTGATCAACGAACGTTTTGCGCGCCATATGCGCAACGTGCTGTTGAACTTCATGCGCCGCAACGCCGACATTACGGTCGGTTCGATCCGCATCCTGAAGTACTCGGATTTCGAGCGCAACCTGCCCGTGCCCAGCAACCTGAACATGGTGCAGATGAAGCCGCTGCGCGGCACCGCCCTGTTCAGCTACGACCCCAACCTGGTGTTCCTGGTCATCGACAGTTTGTTCGGCGGCGACGGCCGCTACCATACCCGCGTCGAGGGCCGCGACTTCACCACCACCGAGCAGCGCATCATCCGACGCCTGCTCAACCTGACGCTGGAAAGCTACGGCAAGTCCTGGGAAGCGGTCTATCCGATCGAGTTCGAATACGTGCGTTCGGAAATGCACACGAAGTTCGCCAGCATCACCGGCTCCAACGAAATCGTGGTGGTGACGCCTTTCCACATCGAATTCGGCGCCACCGGCGGCGACCTGAATATCTGCCTGCCCTATTCCATGATCGAACCGGTGCGGGACATCCTGACCCGCCCGCTGCAGGAGACCACGCTGGAAGCGGTGGACCAGCGCTGGGCCCGCCAGCTGTCGCGCCAGATCCGCAGCGCCGACGTGGAGCTGATCGCCGAATTCGCGCGCATCCCGTCGTCGATCCGCGAGCTGATGAAAATGAAGGTCGGCGACGTCTTGCCGGTCGATGTGCCGGAAACCGTCATCGCCAACGTCGATGCCGTGCCTGTCATGGAATGCGGATACGGCGTGTTCAACAACCAGTACGCGCTGCGCGTACAGAAACTGCTTACCCCTGTGGATCCCGAGAACGAGGCCCCCGACCATGACTGA